From Bradyrhizobium sp. NDS-1, the proteins below share one genomic window:
- a CDS encoding helix-turn-helix transcriptional regulator, whose translation MAELSVSRPTLQRYRREGTGPAWFRLPGGAVRYRRSDVDLWLEARRIAAT comes from the coding sequence ATGGCGGAACTCAGCGTGTCGCGACCGACGTTGCAGCGGTATCGCCGGGAAGGCACGGGACCGGCTTGGTTCCGGCTTCCCGGCGGTGCCGTGCGTTACCGCCGGTCGGATGTGGACCTATGGCTCGAAGCGCGGCGTATCGCCGCCACGTAA
- a CDS encoding type II CAAX endopeptidase family protein: MSQTEGSPASLNVISRSGFEWRQSIIALMLVLAPMALAVIVMAMGLAVWAVWLIVHGARAELPSPPSVRLCGLLSYAVGSWLAVALAWVWTACQGLRSDVFKFRRLTLPAIAASLIGFGIVAVGVPIVTHWLTSATGNRSQDVRIDFHDAKSVAIVLFLFVVTTPLTEEILYRGLLVSWLRRIGWQNSSILALGTVIFAANHIIPLGLVWGAAMILLGLVTYTLRLRYDSLSPSWFAHTLFNGQLTLSYPLIAWLAQAN; this comes from the coding sequence ATGTCGCAAACCGAGGGTTCGCCCGCCAGCCTGAACGTCATTTCTCGCTCCGGCTTCGAATGGCGTCAGAGCATCATTGCCTTGATGCTGGTTCTGGCCCCTATGGCGCTGGCCGTCATTGTGATGGCCATGGGACTTGCTGTCTGGGCGGTGTGGCTCATCGTACACGGCGCGCGCGCCGAGTTGCCTTCACCACCTAGCGTCAGGCTCTGTGGCCTGCTGTCGTACGCGGTTGGCAGTTGGCTTGCTGTAGCGTTGGCATGGGTCTGGACAGCATGTCAGGGGTTACGCTCTGACGTCTTCAAGTTTCGAAGACTAACGCTGCCTGCTATCGCCGCGAGCCTCATTGGTTTCGGGATCGTCGCCGTCGGCGTGCCGATCGTGACACACTGGTTGACTAGCGCAACTGGCAATCGAAGTCAGGATGTTCGGATCGATTTTCATGACGCAAAGTCAGTCGCAATTGTCCTTTTTCTTTTCGTTGTGACAACCCCGCTGACCGAAGAAATCCTCTACCGTGGCCTCTTGGTATCTTGGCTGCGTCGAATTGGTTGGCAAAATTCCAGCATCTTGGCCCTCGGCACCGTGATCTTTGCTGCCAACCACATTATTCCGCTCGGTCTCGTTTGGGGTGCAGCGATGATTTTGCTAGGTCTGGTAACGTACACGCTGCGTCTGCGCTACGACTCGCTCTCTCCCTCTTGGTTCGCTCACACCCTTTTCAACGGGCAACTTACCCTGTCCTATCCGTTGATCGCCTGGCTCGCGCAAGCCAACTAA
- a CDS encoding Crp/Fnr family transcriptional regulator, which translates to MPHRRLIARLQAVAGLSEQDQAKLARMPYKLLTLADGEYLVREGDRPTNSIVVVSGFLSRQRVISARNQISSFYIAGDMPDLHTLHLPVMDHELCSVGVSTVASVSHAHLRELMSGSSGLTQAFWRETLIHAAIYREWIENLGARQALGRIAHLLCELATRMELVGLLDNGSLHLPFTQQDVADACGLSVVHVNRTLQELRREGLIDWRNHTVQLLDRARLEDAAEFSREYLHALETARSPACSRSAGEPGKTQGNAI; encoded by the coding sequence ATGCCACATCGCAGGCTGATCGCGCGTTTGCAGGCGGTCGCTGGACTTTCTGAGCAGGATCAAGCCAAGCTCGCACGCATGCCGTACAAGCTTTTGACGCTGGCGGATGGCGAATATCTGGTGCGCGAAGGCGACCGCCCGACGAACTCGATTGTTGTTGTCAGCGGGTTTCTGTCGCGTCAGAGGGTGATCTCCGCCCGCAACCAAATCTCATCGTTCTATATCGCTGGCGATATGCCGGATCTTCATACGCTACACCTGCCCGTCATGGACCATGAGCTCTGCAGCGTGGGCGTTTCGACTGTAGCCTCTGTCTCTCATGCTCATCTCAGGGAACTGATGAGCGGATCTTCGGGACTTACGCAAGCATTCTGGCGCGAGACGCTAATACATGCAGCCATTTATCGCGAATGGATCGAAAACCTTGGCGCGCGCCAGGCCTTGGGAAGAATCGCGCATTTGCTTTGCGAACTCGCCACCCGGATGGAACTTGTTGGACTGCTGGACAACGGCAGCCTCCATCTGCCCTTTACGCAACAGGATGTTGCCGACGCATGTGGGCTGTCAGTTGTACATGTGAACAGGACACTTCAGGAGCTTAGACGCGAGGGCCTCATTGATTGGCGAAATCACACCGTGCAGCTACTTGATCGGGCCAGGCTGGAGGACGCGGCCGAGTTCAGCCGGGAGTATCTTCATGCGCTGGAGACGGCCCGTTCACCTGCCTGCAGCCGCAGCGCCGGAGAGCCTGGCAAGACCCAAGGAAACGCCATTTGA
- a CDS encoding tyrosine-type recombinase/integrase yields the protein MKKPLTALAIEHAKPRAKRYALPDVGHPGLRVLVYPSGARTFVYRFRRGEKEDAQDVTVVLGPASGPGALTLAQARDAAGDARRQRAMGADPADQKRATRRAEAARIAAEEQEARRREDTVANVLARYYADHADGLKSGREVRRVLDKELKGWAKRRVDDIRRSDAIRVLDMVKVRAPIQSKRLRAYGRHFFQWCITKELVERNPFDGTAVVKEVPRDRVLTDDELRLLLRAIDRLEWPRRQFVHLLLLSAQRLNEVGDMEWSELDLTSDTPTWTLPGARAKNGRAHAVPLAPITVEILTSMDRVKDTPRVFASFSAAHAKTRIDEVMLEIAREDAAAGGDNPEEVKIEPWRLHDLRRTAATTMPRLGVDVVTVERVLNHQMRGVMAVYQRHSFAQEKRHALNVWADFLANLTATRESNVVPFAVGV from the coding sequence ATGAAAAAACCGCTGACTGCGTTGGCGATCGAACACGCAAAACCGCGAGCGAAGCGCTACGCCCTGCCGGACGTGGGGCATCCGGGGCTGCGCGTGTTGGTGTATCCGTCTGGGGCGCGGACGTTTGTCTACAGGTTCCGACGTGGCGAGAAGGAAGACGCGCAAGACGTGACTGTCGTGCTTGGTCCAGCCAGCGGTCCAGGCGCACTTACGCTGGCGCAGGCCCGTGATGCAGCCGGCGACGCACGCCGGCAACGTGCGATGGGTGCGGACCCGGCCGACCAGAAGCGCGCCACTCGCCGGGCAGAAGCTGCACGGATCGCGGCCGAGGAGCAGGAAGCCCGACGCCGCGAGGATACGGTCGCAAACGTGCTGGCTCGCTACTACGCCGACCACGCCGATGGATTGAAGTCCGGCCGGGAGGTACGGCGAGTTCTCGACAAGGAATTAAAAGGCTGGGCCAAGAGGCGCGTGGACGACATCCGGCGCAGCGACGCAATCCGGGTACTCGACATGGTCAAGGTGCGCGCGCCGATCCAGTCGAAGCGGTTGCGAGCATATGGGCGACATTTCTTCCAATGGTGCATTACCAAGGAGCTGGTCGAAAGGAACCCGTTTGACGGAACTGCGGTCGTCAAGGAGGTCCCTCGGGATCGAGTCCTGACTGATGATGAATTGCGGCTCCTGCTGCGGGCAATCGACCGCCTTGAATGGCCTCGGCGTCAATTCGTCCATCTGCTCTTGTTGTCAGCGCAGCGGTTGAACGAAGTCGGTGACATGGAATGGTCAGAACTCGACCTGACCAGCGATACACCAACATGGACCCTCCCCGGTGCGCGCGCGAAGAACGGCCGCGCCCATGCCGTTCCGCTCGCCCCGATCACCGTTGAGATTCTGACAAGCATGGACCGGGTCAAGGACACGCCCCGTGTGTTCGCCTCGTTCTCTGCGGCCCACGCGAAAACGCGCATTGATGAAGTGATGCTGGAGATCGCGCGCGAAGACGCGGCGGCGGGCGGCGACAATCCTGAGGAGGTCAAAATCGAGCCCTGGCGACTTCATGATTTGCGGCGCACGGCCGCCACGACCATGCCGAGGCTTGGGGTCGACGTTGTGACGGTTGAACGGGTTCTGAACCATCAAATGCGCGGTGTGATGGCTGTTTATCAGCGACATTCCTTCGCTCAGGAGAAGCGCCACGCGTTGAATGTCTGGGCGGATTTTCTCGCCAATCTGACGGCGACACGCGAATCGAATGTCGTGCCCTTCGCGGTGGGTGTCTGA
- a CDS encoding bifunctional DNA primase/polymerase, which yields MASPFALTAPALIERGYSPLPIAPRIEPSEDRQNPPSGKEPGKFDAEKWEWFRLKGWGELCKRQAHPKIIAHWSTWPDAGVGVACGFGGLVAIDVDDDALVDPIREALPPGALGKRGKKGETFFVRAAEPMKSRPYNDANGIRLLDFLSDGRQTVLPGTVHPNTGRPYIWTTERTLLDTPLAELPAFTGAHVAAMEEVLARFGWADSERRQPRGEAMERPARSYSETASNNEFDAAVLAARPQWLRHPQLGLHGLHREPGGWRAVASFRASGSGRATGKRGFSLSIRDDGPIKDHGGRGYNDATLVAECAFGGDVAAAYDWLREQIGWTDAPLILLRNGVPAPTLAPTYPDQRVPLDAATARLRSLTGDDFAAAIQAGIGARNQERIKPSLIHPSHPVTVVRVEAGVGKTHTAIEAIAKLTRLGRRFVYVVPRHDLADQVAAGLAAHGVRVEVYRGYDRPDPRAPDTHLMCRNLPALEAARGLGVSIRSAVCERRVSVENVIVRCPMANVCGMERQREARPSVWVVPAALLHTERPDFFFEPDAVVIDEGFIDNALGEQLTLDVAALVKAKIELCDVEEHDAVERFRHRLAAAIKANGDGPLSRAALVDHGIAAGDAYAVGWLERRRINSSILRPDMRESELKTIAHRHAARNKLARGAAALWHEIATFLEEWKIESIIGDRSRSGRITVTDGNVSVAPLQPVHPSWRAPTLVLDATAPPASLLAIALGEIEIPGCPPVVTEQRDVAAKWPDHVRVRQVVGAPVSMSKLGLWKDAKPRNVRDIVRFIGLRAALAAPDRIGVVTYKGLLDQIAGQLPANVIARHFGALAGMNDMQDVAGLIVIGRPAAKRSAVEALASVFAGRPMTGGEGHFFDKYPGGIQLADGSFVATTVDRHPEPIAEALRWRITVGELLQAVGRLRPHRRSEPCWLDIVCDVPLPVTVHEVVRWAGAAPRATADMVAEGVVLTNSRDAGLAFGTTDWGARGVGGFSIESLIRDSTDSPPVRKFTYQKAGPGQKRYAGWYLPGILPGGVPALRGWLEGRLGPLASLEVERMQSRASLAEIGREAAGRLKFANVLSPALESIAAFFDDL from the coding sequence ATGGCTTCCCCTTTTGCGTTGACGGCCCCGGCGCTGATCGAGCGCGGCTACTCGCCGCTGCCGATCGCGCCGCGCATTGAGCCAAGCGAAGACCGCCAAAACCCCCCTTCGGGAAAAGAGCCCGGCAAGTTCGATGCCGAGAAATGGGAATGGTTTAGGCTGAAGGGGTGGGGCGAACTCTGCAAACGGCAGGCGCATCCCAAGATCATCGCACATTGGTCAACATGGCCGGATGCTGGCGTTGGAGTCGCATGCGGCTTCGGTGGGTTGGTAGCGATCGACGTGGACGATGACGCCCTGGTTGATCCAATCCGAGAAGCATTGCCGCCGGGGGCGCTTGGAAAACGGGGAAAGAAAGGGGAGACCTTTTTCGTTCGGGCCGCCGAGCCGATGAAGTCCCGGCCTTACAACGATGCCAACGGAATCCGCTTGCTCGATTTTTTGAGCGATGGAAGGCAGACGGTGTTGCCCGGCACCGTGCACCCCAACACGGGTCGTCCTTACATTTGGACCACCGAGCGGACGTTGCTCGACACGCCACTTGCCGAGCTTCCGGCGTTCACGGGCGCGCACGTCGCGGCGATGGAGGAAGTGCTTGCCCGGTTCGGTTGGGCGGATAGCGAGCGTCGCCAGCCGCGCGGCGAGGCTATGGAGCGGCCTGCTCGATCGTATAGTGAGACGGCAAGCAACAATGAGTTTGATGCTGCGGTGTTGGCTGCGCGCCCCCAATGGCTGCGGCATCCGCAACTTGGCCTCCATGGGTTGCACCGCGAACCCGGTGGTTGGCGGGCGGTAGCGAGCTTTCGCGCATCGGGCAGTGGTCGCGCGACCGGCAAGCGGGGCTTTAGTCTTTCGATCCGCGATGACGGGCCGATCAAGGATCACGGCGGGCGCGGTTACAACGATGCGACGTTGGTTGCGGAATGCGCGTTCGGTGGCGACGTTGCCGCCGCTTACGATTGGCTCCGCGAGCAGATTGGATGGACCGACGCCCCCCTGATCCTTCTGCGCAACGGCGTACCCGCACCGACGCTCGCACCGACCTATCCCGATCAGCGTGTTCCCCTTGACGCCGCCACCGCGCGCCTTCGTTCGCTAACTGGGGATGATTTTGCCGCCGCCATCCAGGCGGGGATCGGGGCTCGCAATCAAGAGAGGATCAAGCCGTCGCTGATCCATCCGTCGCACCCGGTTACGGTGGTGCGGGTCGAGGCCGGTGTGGGCAAGACCCATACAGCGATTGAGGCCATTGCGAAGCTGACCCGGCTCGGCCGCCGATTTGTTTACGTTGTCCCCCGCCACGACTTGGCGGACCAAGTTGCCGCTGGGCTCGCGGCGCATGGCGTCCGTGTTGAAGTCTATCGCGGCTATGACCGGCCGGACCCGCGCGCGCCCGACACCCATCTCATGTGCCGCAATTTACCCGCCCTCGAAGCGGCGCGCGGCCTTGGTGTTAGCATCCGCAGCGCTGTTTGCGAACGGCGCGTTAGCGTTGAAAACGTGATCGTCCGATGCCCAATGGCCAATGTGTGCGGCATGGAGCGCCAGCGCGAAGCGCGGCCGTCCGTGTGGGTTGTTCCAGCCGCCTTGCTGCACACGGAGCGGCCGGACTTCTTTTTTGAGCCAGACGCTGTCGTAATTGACGAAGGGTTCATTGATAACGCGCTCGGCGAGCAGTTGACGCTCGACGTTGCCGCGCTGGTCAAGGCCAAGATCGAACTCTGCGATGTTGAGGAGCATGACGCCGTAGAGCGATTCCGCCACCGGCTTGCCGCCGCGATCAAGGCGAATGGCGACGGGCCGCTGTCCCGCGCTGCGCTTGTAGACCACGGTATAGCCGCAGGAGACGCTTACGCGGTCGGTTGGCTAGAACGCCGCCGGATCAATTCTTCGATCTTGCGCCCCGATATGCGGGAAAGCGAACTTAAGACCATTGCCCATCGCCACGCGGCGCGAAACAAGCTGGCGCGCGGTGCTGCGGCGCTTTGGCATGAGATCGCGACCTTTCTTGAGGAATGGAAGATCGAGTCAATCATCGGCGATAGATCCCGGTCAGGGCGGATCACGGTGACGGACGGCAATGTTTCCGTGGCGCCTTTGCAGCCCGTGCATCCGTCGTGGCGTGCGCCGACGCTGGTACTCGACGCCACCGCGCCCCCGGCGTCGCTACTGGCAATTGCGCTCGGTGAGATCGAGATTCCCGGCTGTCCGCCGGTTGTGACCGAGCAGCGGGACGTTGCTGCCAAGTGGCCCGATCATGTCCGGGTGCGGCAGGTTGTTGGCGCTCCGGTCAGCATGTCGAAACTCGGCCTCTGGAAGGATGCCAAGCCGCGAAACGTGCGGGACATTGTCCGGTTCATTGGGCTCCGGGCGGCGTTGGCCGCACCTGACCGGATCGGTGTCGTCACCTACAAGGGCCTGCTTGACCAGATCGCCGGACAGCTTCCGGCCAACGTGATCGCTCGGCACTTTGGGGCCTTGGCCGGCATGAACGACATGCAAGACGTTGCCGGCCTGATCGTGATCGGGCGTCCCGCCGCCAAGCGGTCCGCCGTTGAAGCCTTGGCGTCGGTCTTCGCCGGGCGTCCGATGACCGGTGGCGAAGGTCATTTCTTCGATAAGTATCCCGGCGGCATCCAGCTTGCTGATGGCTCCTTTGTCGCGACTACGGTTGATCGCCATCCTGAGCCGATTGCGGAGGCGCTGCGCTGGCGGATCACCGTGGGCGAACTACTTCAGGCGGTTGGTCGATTGCGCCCCCACCGGCGCTCCGAACCGTGCTGGCTGGACATTGTGTGCGATGTGCCGCTGCCGGTCACGGTTCATGAAGTGGTGCGGTGGGCTGGGGCGGCCCCCCGGGCGACCGCTGACATGGTGGCGGAAGGCGTGGTTCTGACGAACAGCCGGGACGCCGGATTGGCGTTCGGAACGACGGACTGGGGCGCGCGAGGAGTCGGTGGTTTCTCTATAGAGTCTCTTATTAGAGATTCCACCGACTCCCCGCCCGTCCGAAAGTTCACGTACCAGAAGGCCGGTCCCGGCCAGAAGCGGTACGCCGGCTGGTATCTTCCCGGCATCCTGCCGGGCGGCGTCCCCGCCCTCCGGGGGTGGCTGGAAGGGCGGCTGGGGCCGCTGGCGAGTCTTGAGGTTGAGCGGATGCAGTCGCGCGCCTCCCTCGCCGAGATAGGTCGGGAGGCGGCAGGTCGCTTGAAGTTTGCAAATGTACTTTCACCGGCACTGGAATCAATCGCTGCATTCTTTGACGATCTCTAA
- a CDS encoding NADH:flavin oxidoreductase — protein MSIDVLFRPFKLKGLSLPNRVVMAPMTRSFSPGGIPTEDVAQYYRRRAEGAVGFIISEGTGVDRPASLNDPNVPRFHGEKELAGWRRVVDEVHAAAGLMAPQLWHVGAVRTRAKDWSPPGTYDSPSGLSRPEKKFGEPMSEEDVADAIRAFADAALAAKRLGFDAVELHGAHGYLIDQFFWDGTNRREDAYGGKDLPGRARFAADIVHAVRKSVGPDFPILLRISQWKQQDYEVKLAETPRALEAWLKPLVDAGVDVLHCSQRRFWEPEFDGSDLNFAGWAKKVTGVPTISVGSVGLTGEFIAAYGGESSRPASLDELIRRLDREEFDLVAVGRALLQDPQWLLKIREGRTEELMAFERTAFAALS, from the coding sequence ATGTCCATTGACGTTCTTTTCCGGCCTTTCAAGCTGAAAGGGCTGAGCCTGCCAAACCGGGTCGTGATGGCGCCGATGACGCGATCATTCTCTCCGGGCGGCATTCCGACCGAAGACGTCGCGCAATATTACCGCCGCCGTGCCGAAGGAGCGGTTGGGTTCATCATCTCGGAGGGGACGGGCGTGGACCGTCCGGCATCCCTGAACGATCCGAATGTTCCCCGCTTTCACGGCGAAAAGGAGCTGGCCGGGTGGCGCCGCGTGGTGGACGAGGTGCATGCCGCGGCCGGCCTGATGGCACCGCAGCTTTGGCATGTCGGAGCCGTTCGCACCCGCGCCAAGGATTGGTCTCCTCCGGGGACTTATGACAGCCCGTCGGGTCTGTCGCGACCGGAGAAGAAGTTCGGCGAGCCGATGAGCGAAGAGGACGTCGCTGATGCCATTCGCGCATTCGCCGACGCGGCACTTGCCGCGAAGCGCCTGGGCTTCGACGCCGTCGAGCTGCACGGTGCGCACGGCTATCTGATCGATCAGTTCTTCTGGGACGGGACCAATCGCCGCGAGGACGCCTATGGCGGCAAGGACCTGCCGGGCCGGGCCCGGTTTGCCGCTGACATCGTTCACGCGGTGCGCAAGTCGGTCGGACCGGACTTTCCGATCTTGCTCCGCATCAGCCAGTGGAAGCAGCAGGACTATGAAGTGAAGCTGGCCGAGACGCCTCGCGCGTTGGAAGCCTGGCTCAAACCTCTGGTCGACGCCGGCGTAGACGTTCTGCATTGCTCGCAGCGGCGGTTCTGGGAGCCGGAGTTTGACGGCTCCGATCTGAATTTCGCCGGTTGGGCGAAGAAGGTGACGGGGGTGCCGACGATCTCGGTCGGGTCGGTCGGCTTGACCGGCGAGTTCATCGCCGCATACGGCGGGGAGAGCTCCCGTCCGGCGTCCCTCGACGAGCTGATCCGCCGCCTCGATCGCGAGGAATTCGATCTTGTCGCGGTGGGGCGCGCGCTGCTTCAGGATCCGCAATGGCTCCTGAAGATACGCGAGGGCCGGACGGAAGAACTGATGGCCTTCGAACGGACGGCGTTCGCTGCGCTGAGCTAG
- a CDS encoding ABC transporter substrate-binding protein, translated as MLRNIMIGAALAASVAGAHAQTPGVTESEVKIGATFPFSGPASPLSNTGKGMIAYVNSINDRGGINGRKINLVTYDDAYSPPKTVEQTRKLVESDEVAFLFGPLGTPGIAATIKYVNAKKVPHLFVVSGVTKFTNFAEFPMTTTGLPSYDTEGRIYAKYITQTRPDAKIAILYQNDDLGKDFVNAFKGYLKDDFDKKVVASSYEVTEPTIDSHVVSLKSSGAEAFLVAGTPKFAAQAIKKADEIAWKPLFLINFVSSSVSSTIVPAGPEKAVGIVAATITKDPNDKKWADDPGIKWYREFFAKYLPGADIGDNNYLFGTQQGQLLEQVLKQCGNDLSRENIVKQSRNIRGLSLPTVIPGVVINTGPESSMAYTQLQLQRWNGTTWDQFGSVLSADGK; from the coding sequence ATGTTGAGAAATATCATGATTGGTGCCGCGCTCGCGGCATCGGTAGCCGGCGCGCATGCGCAGACGCCGGGCGTCACCGAATCCGAGGTGAAGATTGGGGCGACTTTCCCGTTCAGCGGGCCCGCTTCGCCGCTGAGCAACACCGGCAAGGGCATGATCGCCTACGTCAATTCGATCAACGATCGTGGCGGCATCAACGGACGGAAGATCAACCTCGTCACCTACGACGATGCCTACAGTCCTCCCAAGACGGTGGAGCAGACCAGGAAACTTGTCGAAAGCGACGAGGTGGCGTTCCTGTTCGGTCCGCTGGGTACGCCCGGCATCGCCGCCACCATCAAATACGTCAACGCGAAGAAGGTGCCGCATCTGTTTGTCGTGAGCGGAGTCACCAAATTCACGAACTTCGCTGAATTCCCCATGACCACGACGGGATTGCCGAGCTACGACACCGAGGGACGAATCTACGCGAAATACATCACCCAGACCCGGCCGGACGCGAAGATTGCCATCCTGTATCAGAACGACGATCTGGGTAAGGACTTCGTCAATGCATTCAAAGGCTATTTGAAGGACGATTTCGACAAGAAGGTCGTCGCCTCGTCCTACGAAGTGACCGAGCCGACCATTGATTCCCACGTCGTTTCGCTGAAATCGTCCGGCGCAGAGGCCTTCTTGGTGGCCGGCACGCCCAAATTCGCAGCGCAGGCCATCAAGAAAGCCGATGAGATCGCTTGGAAGCCGCTGTTCCTGATCAATTTCGTTTCGAGTTCGGTGTCGTCGACCATCGTCCCGGCGGGCCCGGAAAAGGCGGTGGGCATCGTCGCTGCGACCATCACCAAGGATCCGAATGACAAGAAATGGGCCGACGATCCCGGCATCAAATGGTACCGCGAGTTCTTTGCCAAATACCTCCCAGGCGCGGATATCGGAGACAACAATTATCTGTTCGGCACCCAGCAGGGGCAGCTCCTTGAGCAAGTGCTCAAGCAATGCGGCAACGATCTCTCGCGCGAGAACATCGTCAAGCAATCGAGGAACATACGCGGGCTGTCCCTTCCCACTGTCATACCGGGTGTCGTCATCAATACGGGCCCGGAAAGCAGCATGGCCTACACGCAGCTGCAACTGCAGCGCTGGAATGGGACCACGTGGGACCAATTTGGTAGCGTACTCAGCGCCGACGGAAAGTGA
- a CDS encoding Crp/Fnr family transcriptional regulator, translated as MMLHANAILTSLSAGDTAALRPHLKATHLQQKTVLYEAGDTIHAVYFPLGAVVSLVVTLATGETTEAAMVGRDGAIGMASALDGKVAMSRAIVQLGGDALVCDPTAFKGAALQSETLISKIMRHEQTLFAQAQQSTACMANHEIDARLCRWLLRARDLSGDDHLPFTQEFLAEMLGVRRTSVTTVARTLQEAGMIKYTRGKIEVIDVGGLREGACECYETVKNQHRHLLGELPTTP; from the coding sequence ATGATGCTTCACGCCAACGCGATACTAACGTCCCTGTCCGCAGGTGACACTGCCGCCTTGCGACCTCACCTCAAAGCCACGCATCTGCAGCAAAAAACCGTGCTCTATGAAGCGGGCGACACGATCCATGCCGTGTACTTTCCCCTAGGCGCGGTGGTGTCTCTGGTCGTGACGCTTGCGACCGGTGAAACGACCGAGGCAGCAATGGTGGGCAGGGATGGCGCTATCGGCATGGCGTCGGCACTGGATGGAAAAGTCGCGATGAGCAGAGCTATCGTCCAACTGGGCGGCGATGCGTTGGTATGCGATCCGACTGCATTCAAGGGCGCTGCCCTGCAATCAGAGACTCTGATTTCAAAGATAATGCGTCACGAGCAGACCTTGTTCGCGCAAGCGCAGCAATCAACGGCTTGCATGGCGAATCATGAGATTGATGCCCGCCTTTGCCGATGGTTGTTGCGAGCCCGGGACCTGTCCGGAGACGATCATCTTCCTTTCACGCAGGAGTTTCTAGCTGAGATGCTTGGCGTTCGACGGACGAGCGTGACCACCGTAGCTCGCACTCTTCAGGAAGCCGGGATGATCAAATACACGCGCGGCAAGATCGAAGTCATTGATGTCGGAGGGCTGCGTGAAGGAGCCTGCGAGTGTTACGAAACCGTCAAAAATCAGCACCGGCACTTGTTAGGCGAACTACCGACTACGCCTTAG
- a CDS encoding crotonase/enoyl-CoA hydratase family protein: MSDTKAKVGQIRTEVHGHVFKIIIDNVAKKNSFSPQMMAQLSDAMTLLDRTDDYWVGVLCAEGPDFTAGLDMPKFFGPKAENTELKPGNIDAFALKGRCRKPVVTAVQGICFTIGIEMMLAGDIVVAADDARFCQMESKRGIAPLGGAHFRYLTRAGWGDAMYHLFLCDEFNAARAHKIGFVQEVVAPGQQIARAMEIANLIARNAPIGIQVTKEAALKYIEAGERAAIDYIPSIKDRVFSSEDMKEGIQSFVERRSAVFRGK; the protein is encoded by the coding sequence ATGAGCGACACCAAAGCCAAAGTCGGTCAGATTCGCACCGAGGTGCACGGGCATGTGTTCAAGATCATCATCGACAACGTCGCAAAGAAGAACTCCTTCAGTCCGCAGATGATGGCGCAACTGTCGGATGCGATGACGCTTCTCGACCGCACCGACGACTATTGGGTCGGGGTCCTCTGCGCCGAGGGCCCGGATTTCACGGCCGGGCTGGATATGCCGAAGTTCTTCGGACCCAAGGCCGAGAATACCGAGCTCAAGCCCGGCAACATCGATGCCTTCGCGTTGAAGGGCCGGTGTCGCAAGCCGGTCGTGACGGCCGTGCAGGGGATCTGCTTTACGATCGGGATCGAAATGATGCTCGCTGGCGACATCGTCGTGGCGGCTGACGACGCTCGATTCTGTCAGATGGAATCCAAGCGTGGGATCGCGCCCCTTGGTGGTGCCCATTTCAGATATCTGACGCGGGCAGGATGGGGAGATGCGATGTATCACCTGTTCCTGTGCGACGAGTTCAATGCCGCGCGGGCTCACAAGATCGGGTTTGTTCAGGAAGTCGTCGCTCCCGGCCAGCAGATTGCGCGCGCGATGGAGATTGCGAACTTGATCGCCAGGAACGCGCCGATCGGCATTCAGGTAACCAAGGAAGCCGCGTTGAAATACATCGAGGCCGGCGAGAGAGCTGCGATCGACTACATTCCCAGCATCAAGGATCGCGTCTTCAGCAGCGAAGACATGAAGGAAGGCATCCAGTCCTTCGTGGAACGTCGCTCGGCCGTGTTCCGCGGGAAATAG